A genomic segment from Echeneis naucrates chromosome 20, fEcheNa1.1, whole genome shotgun sequence encodes:
- the lrrc31 gene encoding leucine-rich repeat-containing protein 31, whose protein sequence is MESADGQRGRDGGSQRRSPLDIIMSQIRRKRTPSDRKPLGRFLSRGSDRTGIPEDGEMEAREERVQSPGVTEAAESERDIPWGRVCIFLQKLGKKADSRSLSLAHCDLTATDLLELATLLQFLPQLEDIDVSWNELIGGSLKALTSHLHQVGGVRTLRLCSCRLIADDITALGDALTCVPLLEVLDLSWNGGIGGGGFQSLLGKLPPPLRELHLVSCQLTAADAAALGGTIQAFPGLSVLDVSCNPQLAQEVDGGGFRELAASLSHTASLTVLRFQACGLTPSGLRALGGVLRCLPSLQQLDLSCNKSLAGGLDQLTLHLAHLTHLGSLDLHLCGLTHADLEALVQVLPSLTALKELNVSSNKEAGGVVQPLVSALPLTQMRRLPLNSCSLSEESLSALAVVVPFLCFLDVSWSKVVGGRSALLLDALQPSVLVELRLSSCDLCTDDLRSLAAACRRGCLSSLQLLDLSYNSSVGDDGWSALFTAGGLESLQDLDLSLRPLTSASCSAWLQALLSALPQLPVLSRLAVQRWTMSSQDQQQLKHCLSKRNVLLDWEGAPSSWKSPEE, encoded by the exons ATGGAGTCTGCAG ATGGTCAGCGTGGGCGTGATGGCGGCAGCCAGAGGCGTTCCCCTCTTGACATCATCATGAGCCAGATCCGCCGCAAACGCACACCCTCCGACAGGAAGCCGTTGGGGCGCTTCCTGTCCCGAGGCTCGGACCGGACGGGGATCCCAGAGGACGGAGAAATGGAGGCCAGAGAGGAGAGAGTACAGAGCCCAG gtgtcacagaagctgcagagagcgagcgagacatCCCCTGGGGGCGAGTGTGTATTTTCCTGCAGAAGCTCGGAAAGAAGGCCGACAGCCGGAGCCTCAGTCTGGCTCACTGTGATCTGACAGCTACAGACCTGCTGGAGCTCG CGACGCTGCTCCAGTTCCTTCCTCAGCTGGAGGACATAGATGTCTCCTGGAACGAGCTGATTGGTGGAAGTCTGAAGGCGTTGACCTCTCACCTTCATCAAGTGGGCGGAGTCAGGACGCTGaggctctgcagctgcagactaatcgctgatgacatcactgcgCTGG GTGATGCCCTCACCTGCGTCCCTCTTCTGGAAGTTCTCGATTTGTCGTGGAATGGTGGCATCGGTGGCGGAGGTTTCCAAAGCCTGCTGGGTAAACTTCCCCCACCACTGAGGGAGCTTCACCTTGTGTCCTGTCAGCTCACAGCAGCTGATGCTGCAGCTCTGG GGGGAACCATCCAAGCTTTCCCTGGGCTCAGCGTGCTGGACGTTTCCTGTAACCCTCAGCTTGCACAGGAAGTGGACGGTGGCGGCTTCAGGGAGCTGgccgcctctctctctcacaccgCCTCGCTCACCGTGCTCCGATTCCAGGCCTGCGGTCTGACGCCGAGCGGCCTCCGTGCCCTGG GTGGGGTGCTCCGCTGCCTCCCCTCCCTGCAGCAGTTGGACCTGTCCTGTAACAAAAGTCTGGCTGGTGGACTGGACCAGCTCACCCTGCACCTGGCTCACCTCACACACCTGGGGAGCCTCGACCTTCACCTGTGTGGTCTCACACACGCCGACCTGGAGGCCCTAg TCCAGGTGCTTCCTTCTCTGACGGCGCTGAAGGAGCTCAACGTGTCATCCAATAAGGAGGCTGGAGGCGTGGTTCAGCCGCTAGTCTCCGCCCTCCCTCTGACCCAGATGAGGCGTCTGCCGCTcaacagctgcagcctcagtgagGAGTCGCTCAGTGCTCTGG ccgtGGTCGTGCCGTTCCTCTGTTTCCTGGACGTTTCCTGGTCTAAGGTGGTCGGCGGCCGCTCGGCTCTTCTTCTGGACGCTCTGCAGCCGTCAGTCCTTGTGGAGCTTCGCCTCAGCAGCTGTGACCTCTGCACTGACGACCTGCGTTCCCTCG CTGCAGCGTGCAGACGGGGCTGTCTGTCGTCTCTCCAGCTGCTGGATCTGTCCTACAACAGCTCGGTGGGAGATGACGGCTGGTCTGCGCTGTTCACAGCAGGAGGTCTGGAGTCCCTGCAGGACCTGGACCTCAGCctgcgacctttgacctctgcttCCTGCTCAGCTTGGCTGCAGGCATTGCTCAGCGCTTTGCCTCAACTACCGGTGCTGAGCCGCCTGGCCGTGCAGCGGTGGACCATGAGCTCTCAggaccagcagcagctgaagcatTGCCTGAGTAAGAGGAACGTCCTGCTGGACTGGGAGGGTGCACCATCATCATGGAAGAGCCCAGAGGAGTGA
- the eif2s3 gene encoding eukaryotic translation initiation factor 2 subunit 3 yields the protein MAGDESGTTLGQPHLAKQDLGSLDVSILTPLSPEIISRQATINIGTIGHVAHGKSTVVKAISGVHTVRFKNELERNITIKLGYANAKIYKLDDPSCPRPECYRSCGSSTPDEFPTDLPGTKGNFKLVRHVSFVDCPGHDILMATMLNGAAVMDAALLLIAGNESCPQPQTSEHLAAIEIMKLKHILILQNKIDLVKESQAKEQYEQILAFVQGTVAEGAPIIPISAQLKYNIEVVCEYIVKKIPVPVRDFTSEPRLIVIRSFDVNKPGCEVDDLKGGVAGGSILKGVLKVGQEIEVRPGIVSKDQEGKLMCKPIFSKIVSLFAEHNDLQYAAPGGLIGVGTKIDPTLCRADRMVGQVLGAVGALPEIFTELEISYFLLRRLLGVRTEGDKKAAKVQKLSKNEVLMVNIGSLSTGGRVSAVKADLAKIVLTNPVCTEVGEKIALSRRVEKHWRLIGWGQIRRGVTITPTVDDD from the exons ATGGCGGGTGACGAGTCTGGTACAACGCTTGGTCAGCCTCATCTGGCCAAACAAGACCTCGGTTCTTTG GATGTGTCCATCCTGACACCTCTGTCCCCAGAGATTATCAGCAGACAGGCCACCATCAATATTG GCACCATCGGTCATGTGGCCCATGGAAAGTCCACAGTCGTGAAGGCCATTTCAGGTGTTCACACTGTCAGGTTCAAGAATGAGCTGGAGAGGAACATCACCATCAAGTTAGGATATGCTAATGCTAAG ATCTATAAACTGGATGACCCCAGCTGTCCCCGGCCAGAGTGTTATAGGTCCTGTGGCAGCAGCACTCCAGATGAGTTTCCCACAGACCTCCCAGGCACAAAGGGAAACTTTAAACTGGTCAG ACATGTGTCATTTGTTGACTGTCCCGGTCACGACATTTTGATGGCAACTATGTTGAACGGTGCTGCCGTCATGGATGCAGCCCTCCTGCTGATTG CCGGTAACGAGTCATGTCCTCAGCCCCAGACATCAGAGCATCTGGCAGCCATAGAGATCATGAAGCTGAAGCACATCCTCATTCTGCAGAATAAGATCGACTTGGTGAAAGAGAGCCAGGCCAAAGAGCAGTACGAGCAAATCCTTGCCTTCGTCCAGG GCACAGTGGCAGAAGGAGCTCCCATCATTCCCATCTCAGCCCAGCTCAAGTACAACATCGAGGTGGTTTGTGAGTACATAGTCAAAAAGATTCCAGTCCCCGTGAGAGACTTCACATCCGAGCCCAGACTCATTG TCATCAGATCTTTTGATGTCAACAAACCCGGCTGTGAAGTTGATGACCTGAAAGGAGGCGTGGCTGGAGGAAGTATCCTAAAGGGCGTTCTTAAG GTGGGTCAGGAGATCGAGGTGCGACCAGGAATCGTGTCCAAAGACCAGGAAGGAAAACTGATGTGCAAACCCATCTTCTCCAAGATTGTCTCTCTGTTCGCTGAGCACAACGACCTCCAGTATGCTGCTCCTGGAGGCCTTATTG GTGTGGGCACTAAGATCGACCCAACGCTGTGCCGTGCTGACCGTATGGTCGGTCAGGTGTTGGGGGCCGTCGGCGCGCTGCCAGAGATCTTCACCGAGCTGGAGATCTCCTACTTCCTGCTCAGGAGGCTGCTGGGAGTCCGCACAGAGGGAGACAAGAAGGCCGCCAAG GTCCAGAAACTGTCCAAGAACGAGGTGCTGATGGTGAACATCGGCTCACTGTCGACAGGCGGCCGTGTCAGCGCCGTCAAGGCTGATCTGGCCAAGATCGTCCTCACCAACCCCGTCTGCACAGAAGTCGGAGAGAAGATCGCTCTGAGCCGACGAGTGGAGAAACACTGGCG TCTGATCGGCTGGGGACAGATCAGGAGGGGCGTGACCATCACACCCACGGTGGATGACGACTGA